One Gadus macrocephalus chromosome 17, ASM3116895v1 genomic window, tgtatgtgtgtcgaTAAAGAATTTCAATCAATCTTTCAATTCACTCTTCCCTCCCACAAACACGTTTAGACCGGTTATGGTGTTTACGTTTGTCGATATAAACTGTTTTGTTCAACCTAAGGCCCAAGGTAAACAGAGGGTGACCCTTACCCACGGAGTTGAATTGATTTAATCTGTCAGGCACTCTTACCATGGAGCCGTTGGGAGTACCCATCAATGAGCGTTACGTTTACACATAATGGTTGAGGTCACGCTTTACACACAACGCCGTCGGCCAGGCAACGCCTTAATCACTATAGTGATGTTTTCAGAGGAAGTGGAAAAACGTTTCCATGTGTAGTGAACGAGTGGACAGTGTGTGAGCAGATGATGGTCAAGGAGACAAGGTCATTTGATGCGAGGATGGGCCTGGGAAATCACGGTGTGAGTTTGCAGACGTTACTGTTCAGAAACacccaaaatattatttttttctgatacatttattttgaatactTGATTCAACACTTGATTTATTTGCCACATCACACAACATAAAATGATGTGATGAATCTGAGTGTTTATTATTGATGTGGGTTGTCGTGTTTGGCCGGTTTGaaacagcctcacctggcctgaacCAGGCTAATTGGACTGTGGGGCTGGTAGAGGCTTCACACCTGTGGTGCATTCAGTAATCAGGGCACACAGGCTAAACACTGCGGGAGAAGTCGGATTTCCGTCGTTAAGCAGCACGGCTAAATTACCGTGGGAGTGCAGGTTCACGGCGTCAGAAATTTGTAGGCAGTGCAGAAAAACGGTCAGGAATTGATTCTTCAAACAGCTTTTTACAGCAGTGACCACCAAATTGCATGGATCAGAGGCTGGGTGCTTTGGACGtatggaggagatgaaggggaAAGGTAAAGACAAATTAGTGGTAAGAAAAGTTTAGCAGTGGTTAAATTAGCCTACAAACTGTTTAAACATGGCTATATTTGTTCACAGAAGTGACCCTTTTTGTCTTGTTGTATCTTATAGGATTGGGGGGCGTACCCTCTCCAGTGTGACCGATCTAACGACAGATTGACAGATCTAACAGCCAATCACGAGGGGTATTTCTTTTGCAACATCTTTACTTTTATCCAATGATGAGTGAGGTAAGTTCCagctcgaccccccccccccccccccccttgctatGGACAAATTTGATTTAAATTCTGTGGTCGTCTTCAATGCCAACCTTTCAACCTTTTTCTTTTCGTGTCGGACTGCTGCTTTCGTTCGTTAGCCTTCAACACCCTGCCTGAGAATTTGCATTCGCCATCGCATTGTTCTGCTCAGACCTCTTTTGATCAACTTCTAGGGTGAATGTAACGTTATGAAAAGCTATGAACAAACTAGTTTTTTAACAGGCAAACCTGCTTCGGGCTCAGGCTCAGGCTCAGCTTAAGACTGGGGGTACAGGAACATGCCAAGTTTCCTTATAGACCCTAACTAATTATTTTGTTCCTTAATTACACTTTGGTTATTCATATTTTCTGTAGCAATGCACTTTAATCTTTACAGGGCCAGTAGCATTATGTTAAGCCTTATGGGAGAGCGTGATGAAAATGCTTTCAAGCATTTCAGAATGTCTAACGTATGCATTGCAGCGCAACACTGCGACAGACAATGTAACGATATTCTCTATTCTTACGTAATACATGGACACAAATATACCGCACATGAAATAAACAGATGTGGGATCACACTGGGGgactctccctttccctctccaccacacacacacacacacacacacacacacacacacacacacacacacacacacacacacacacacacacacacacacacacacacacacacacacagaaaggtacacagacaaacacacttggACAATGACGCACATAAATatgcaaatgcacacatacCAACATCAATATTAAAGTACTTACAAAGGCTTGCAGGAAACTGTTATAtacacagaacccccccccccacacacacacacacacacacacacacacacacaacttccaCCACACTGTTTAAATTACAGGAACGGAGAGAGGAAATCCATTGACAATCGACACTGTAACCAGacctcctcttcaaccttgtCCACACGCCCTCGTCTCCTTTTGCTAACTAGCACATACCAGCCCTCCTATTTATTGAAGTTCTGGACCCAGGGTTGTGGATATGGCTCCTTGGCAACCACACCATGTACTTTTTAAGTGTTCAATATTCAGTCCctcagcagatgcttttatccaccAGGATTTGAAGAGGAATTGGGGCGTCTGGCCCAAGGGTAAGGCTGTCTGCAGGTcaggctgcagacattgggaaTCTGACCCATTTTCACCACTGCGCTGCACTGCCATATAACAACATTTGCGGGTTTCATCTCGTACCTTACATCCTCCCAGCCAATGTGTGGCAATACAAGAACCCAGCTGGATGGGGTGTCTGGCAGGTTCAACGTTTGTCAAGAGAATTGCCTCGAGGTTTGAAATGCATCGATGTAAACTCTGGCCTGGGAGACATCAAATATGAAGGCAACGGGTTTCGATTATTAGGAAATCCATAATGAAGGCTTTTGCATCAAGCTTATTGATCTCCATTACTGGAAATAAAAAATGTGTAGTATCATGGTCCTGTGTATTTCAATGCTTTCCTTCTTGTTACTAAAATCTATTTGAAGTAGTTAAGATATTCTGGGGTACTCACTGAATATTTATATTCAGCGCACTGGCTAACaggaaaatatatttatagatagatatagagatatCGTTTTATTGATAGAAAAATGTCCTAAACTCAAAAATGAAGCCCCTTTGGAGATGAAACTGTATTTACAACAACTTTACTGTGTTGAGTACGACCAAACCATGACACAAAGTAGCTCGTTAGCCGCGACCACGtcggcatcccccccccccccccccccccccgggaccagCCGGCTCGGTGTCCCGTCTGCGGGGTTAACCCGGCGGACGCGCTCCAGCCAGTCACAGCTCGTCCCCTTCCACTGCACAGGAAGTGGCGAGACGTGACGAGCTCAGCCGCCAACTTCCCTGTCCTCGTAATCGCCAGGCCGTCATGGTATTCGCTGCATCACTTTTCCTATTTGCACACGCATAGGATGAACCTTTAGCCTGGTTTATATAGACGCCTTAATCTAggagaaataaaaataacaatatgcAGAAAAGGGCCGAACATGATGTATTTTAGTGCACAGATAATTATTCATCCAATGATTAACCAGTACACCACTATCAGACATGTGTACAGTGGTAttataatcaataatcaatttGTGAATTTAGTTGCAATTAGTGGATCGTTTGTCGAATTTGGATCAATGTGACTGTCTTTTGTCCTATCTAAGAGACAATGAAGGCATGATGAatgatttttatatatttttataaaatcaACTTTAAAAATGGAGAGCAAGTATGCTTTCATGTTGAAAACGTCCTCTCTGATGGTTATGATTGACTGGTCTGGAATAACTTGCCTGCTCCACAAGAACATCAAATAAGCCCAGGCGATACGTCTTCCTATTCAAACCTGATGCATATTTCAAAAGGCATCCCGCTGCTTTTTTATAGGTCCTATCTGTAAAAGTAGTTGGGTTTCTATAAAATGTTTCATATGGCTAATAGAAAATAAGAGATTTACGGTAAGATTATTTTGTCTGTGTTTAAAATTGTATAGGCACTTGTATTGCCGGTTAATGTCAAAGCTTTCAAACatactggaacacacacacacacacacacacacacacacacacacacacacacacacacacagaaagagacacacacagagagagaaagagacagagagagaaagagacggagagagaaagagacagagataaggacacacacagagaaagacacacagagggagagagacacacacattctatgcagagagacacacacattcgccCCCGCCTGAATAAATACCTTTTGCGGTTTCAGGTTAATCCAAGGCCCGGGTGTGTTACCTTTCTGCTGAACCCATTTGGGACCCTGGCTATCTTGGAAGACGAAAGAATGTCTGATGAGGAAAGCGAATGCCTTACGCTGCAATTCAGATCTCCTTTTTGAGAAGGCTGTCTCGGCAGTCTCACCGTCTCAAGGTCCATCTATTTAGTAATAAGCTCAGTACGGTGGTTAGTTGCCCAGCCTCTCAACTTCTCAACAGATGGTCAAAGATGGGGCGAGTAGTGATGGTGTtctcgttgttttttttacatgatcTTTACGCAGAAAGATGAGGTGATGCAGAACTTCCTGCGACGATTTGTCGACATGTATCAATAGCAAACCTTGAACGGGATTACTTTGTCTTTTCACTCCTTGGGAGAAATGTGGACAGACTTAAACTAAACACTCCCCGGTCTGGGAAGTGAAATACTCAGCAGAGGCTGGGAAATTGGTGATTCATAAGATTTCATCCTGGAGAATTTAGTGTCAGTGGAATTGTATACAGATCTTGCCAATCATTTGATATGGGTTTAACccattctatatatatatatgtatgcatccCTGTTTCTTTTATccctttattgttgttgtttataagTGGGTTGTAACCATTGGGATAACAAATTTAGTGATTAGTTCAAGCCTGAGTATTACATATGACAAAGGAAAGGCAAGAGCTTTGCAGCGTCGAATTGCTTGATTCATACCTTGTGCTACTTAACTTTGACCATTGCATGAATTAATGTATAATTTGACCGTTTATTTAATCAGGTTAATCCCCTTGAGATCAAAGAGCTCTAAAGTTTCGTTATCGTAACCAGGATATTTAGGCCAGAATCCTGCAGGACCTATACTTAAGTCCACCTTTTTGACAGTGCAGGATTTTAGTGCGTCAGTATAGCTTCTAGCAGGAGCCAAGGCCCACAGGCTGAGTGAGGTGAGAAGTATTCTCCCTGGGAGTGACCCCGTGTGTCAACCTTGAAGGGAAAAACCTCTGGTGTAGAACCTCTTACCCATTCCCAGGCTTCATTCAAGGCAATTTGCCTTGACTTCAAACGGCACAGATTAACATTATGCTTCACAGGCAAGTTATTATGAACCTTGTTTCTCACCACTTGGCGTATCTCAAGACTATTAAAGGGCACTAAAGGCCTACGAGGACTTGACTACCGACAATGGTTCAAAGAGTAAAGCAAAGCAAGCCCGGGGTTTAAAAACCAAACGGCACCGGGCAGCAGAGACTGAAGAAATGATGGGATGTAGGTCAGAAGGAGTGTGGGGGTACGAGGCTGGGACCTTCCTAAGCAACGCTCTCTCAGACAGCCAGGAACTGGTTCTGATCCCGGCGCGCCTGAAGCCGTCCTGCCAGCGGGGGGAGACGCACAATCAGGGGAACGGCGGCCAGCTCACTGCGTGGGTCCTTGTTGTTAAAAAGAACAATCAAAACAATTGTAAAAGCAGAATTGACCTTCCACTAAAGGTTACAATAAAATGCTCCAGCTCATACAGACGCATCatattttttatgattttcaCAAGCGACGTTCCGATATAATTCAAGATGCGTGTGGcagctattgtgtgtgtgtgtgtgtgtgtgtgtgtgtgtgtgtgtgtgtgtgtgtgtgtgtgtgtgtgtgtgtgtgtgtgtgtgtgtgtgtgtgtgtgtgtgtgtgtgtgtgtgtgtgtgtgtgtgtgggggtatacTCAGACTGTTGTGGGTTGATCTAATTGTCCACAGTGCTCGACTGACTGACTCACTGTCACTTTAACCTTCCCTTTAACAGGCCATTAAGAGCACCGCGAGAATGCGTATACTTATCCAAACCTTGTGTCAAAAGTTCACCGCTAAATGCGCCCACAAACCCGACGACAAATGAATAACCAGCCTCTGTGAATCTCTGAAGCATTTTAATAAGCAATGGCTTCAAactggaaaaataaaaataaaaagtactcAAACATGAAAAGGCATAAATAGACAATTCGTCCCCTCACACAGTGGCCACGCGGTCATCGTTCACGTGTAGTTCAACTGAAAATACATTTGGATTGCCTtcaacaaaccccccccccccccacacccccccacccttacCCACCCCAACCAAAACCAATCTGTGCACCAAAAGCCACAGCCACCACAACCAGTGGTTTGGGATGAACCGAAAAGTTATGTGCTGTTAGTTTTTGAAAAGCTTCAAACGATGATAAATTTATGAGAAAATGTCACGGCTGATGTGAAATCTAATGAGAAGTGGCTCCTTCTGACCCCGTTGCCCTCACTGCTCCTAACAGGCATCTGCACTTTAACCCACTTCTGGGAAAGTCAGACAGGAAAGCCGCCTGTAAATCTAAACTGGGATGGCGGAGCGAGCACTCCCTAGGAgccatccaccaccacccccccccctcaaaagaAAAGCCTCTGTATAGCACAAGGTTTGATGTGCTCCATAAAACAAAATATACCTAAAATAACCCTGCTGACATGACAGATGTTGAATAGGTGCTACAAGTGGTAGGTGTGATACAAGCAGAAGGACAGGAGaattacaaatacatatttacatacatTTAGCCAACGATGGTTTTAAAACAACAGCTTTCCCAGCATGCAATGCAAGATAGACTTGTACCGACGTTGCCAGAGTGTGCGTTGTCAGTTTGGGTTGTTTCTTGTTTATAATAATCTTAGTACCGTATGCAGTTTAATTCAGCAATCCAACACATTTCATGGCAAGAGCAATTAACAATACTGTCGATGTGTCCGTGGTTACAGTTGAAATATGAATTGGATATGGTTGTGTCATTTTCACAATTATTCATACATAGTATGTTTCCAAGCAACGTTCAGATGCTCACAATAATATTGATTGAATGACATTGGGCAGTGTTGAATATAAACCATAAGGAAATGACTGTGTAGTGTAGCGCAATCCTAAAGCGATCAGAGATTATACCGTGCATTCTGCATTATGAAACATTGACGTCGTTGaatattctttttttgtattcaaTCTGCCCCCTCTCTTCTGTCATCAGCAATTTTCCACAGTTTCGAAAGAGTGGGTACGGTTAAGGTATAAAGGTGTGCGGCAGGCGTGTTGTGACACAGAAAAGCGTTCAACCGTGTGCATACACATCGGTACAATTGTTTAGTGGGTCCTGTCCTCCATCGTTGGGCGTCTCTCCCTCAGAGTCTTATTAATCCACGTCTCACCGGCCTAGACATGGGACTTGCCTGCAGCCGAGGAGCTCTGGGCGCCGGGCTTGTCGTGGGCCCCTGATATCCAGTGGTAGCAGTCGGTGGTGCTCTTACCGCGGGGCCGAACGGCACAGCGGGTGCAGTAGACCACGCCCAGggccaccatcaccaccgcaAAGATGCCGATGGGAACCAGGAGTCCCACCAGGAGCCAGGTGCTGTGGCCCTGCTCCACCACCTCGCTGTGGTCGATCTGCGCCGAATCCGAGGcggcctcctctcccctcccggGGGCGGAGGTGGTGTGCTGGACGTTGGCAAAACCGtcccggcctcctcctcctcctcctcctcctcctccattgtctttttctccctctgccgATTTCGGCTCCTCCGAGGAATATAACACTCTAAGACTTTCGCCGTTTCCCTCGGCCTCGTCCTCCTCGGGATGATCTGAGGCGGGAGAGACGTTATAATCCACGGCTGTCCATGATGGTTCCCCGTACTCCGTGGTGGCTGGGTCATGACTGGCAGGAGTGAACCTGAACCAGTTCCAAGCCCCCTCGGAGACGGTGGTTGACGCGGGCAGGGTGGGGACGCTGCTGgtggcctcttcctcctcgtagTCATACCATTctggggtggggctggtggcCGGGGCtgttgtgtgggtgggtggggtcgtGGTTGGTGGTGGGGCTGTGTGGGTGGGGGCGGAAGACGTTGGCTCAGGCTCTAACTCCCACGGAAACACATTTTGGAAGCCTCCTGCGTCTTCAACCTCCCCCAGGCCGTGTTCAGGCGCTGGACTGCGGGGGTCCATGGTGACGTGGAGGGGCATTCCCTCCTGGGGGGCGCTGGTCACCCATATGACATCAGAGCTCTGGACACTAGGCGGGTCAGTCAGCCAATCCAGGGATTCGGGCCATTCGGTCCGCATTGCCCAATTGAACAAATCCGGGTTCCACACGGAGTCGGGTTGTTGAGTGTACCAGGGGAAGTCGGGCGTGACGGTGGGCCGGCCGTCTCCCAACTCCGTCTTCAGACAGGAGACGTGGTCCGGCCCGAGCTCGTAGCCCTCCCCGCAGTAGCACATGAACCCGCCCACGTAATTCACGCACATCTGCTCGCAGATCCCCGGGATCTGGCACTCGTCCGTCTCCTGGCACTGCCGGGGGTCCTCGGGCATGACGGAGTAGCCCATGTGGCAGTGGCAGACGTGGGACCCCGGCGTGTTCTCGCACGTCTGCTCGCACGGGTCGTTCATGCACTCGTCCACGTCCTCGCACTCGCCGTCGACGCCCGCGAGGTAGCCCTCGCGGCAGAGGCACCCGAAGGAGCCCGGCGAGTTGACGCACAGCTGCTCGCAGGGGCTCTGCAGGCACTCGTCCACGTCCAGGCAGCTCTCCTCGTCCGGCGCCAGCATGAAGCCCTCGGGGCAGGCGCAGCGGTAGCGGTCCGGGAGCGGGAGGCATTCGGACTCGCAGGGCGCCCCGTGGCAGACGTCGACCTCGCAGAGCCGCCCGTCGGCGGCCAGCTGGTAGCCCTCGGAGCACTGGCAGTAGTGCTGGTCGCCCGCTTCCCGGCAGAAGTGCTCGCAGCCGCCGTTGTCCCGCCCGCACCAGCGCGTGGCTACCGGGGCGGGGGCGTTTGCGGCGCAAAGGGGGCCGTCGCGCGACcaacccgccgccgccgccgccgccgccacaccGTCCCCCTCCTTCGACATGCACAACACGGACTGGTCCTCCCTTGTGCCCGCCGGGCAGGGAACCGTGGCGACGGAGCCGAGGGGCAGGTGGGTGAGCATGGTGGTGAGCAGGTTAAACGGCGTCGCGTAGAGGGTGTTGCCCCCGCCTTCGCTCGGCAACGCCGGACACATCCCCTGGTACGTGAAGCGGCAGAGGTAGGCGTCGGCGGGGACGAAGCAGGTCTCCTCCAGCCACTCAAAGTTCCGGCTCTGCTCCGGCAGGGACGAGTCGTACGCCATGACCACGCAGCGCAGCCCCGAGCACGCCGGGTCCACCGACTCCACCGCGCGCCAGTTGGTGTACTCGGTGTCCTGGTCGCCGGTGGTCCAGGTGAACCCGCGGAGGGGGCGCGACGGCTTGCACTGCCGGGGCTGCCGCTGCAGGCCGACCCACACGTTCACCGCGGCGCCCAGGTCCCTCAGGTCGGCGTTGGCGAAGAGGTCGGCGATGGCGGCCGCCTCCTCGGGCCGCTTGACGGTGGCCAGGTTGCCGCCGTCCGCCTTGCAGGAGCGCCAGGCCTCCCGGAAGGTCTTGCGCTGGAAGTAGACGACATAGCAGCCGTGTTCGTTGCACAAGGCGTCCCTCTCCCTCAGGTcctggccccggggccctggtTCTCCGCCGACGGGGGACCACAGGAAGCTGAAGATAAGAGTGGCAGAGAAGAGCACCGCGGAGCCCATACTTCAgtagccaccccccccctcctcctcaactTTAACAGTCCTCTTCACCAAGGTGTGGTGGTTGCAATTGTTTCTCCTCCTATTTCTTTTCTCCTTCCGCTTTTGGTCCGAAAATCCTTAAAGTGGTTGTTTTCTCACTTTAGCCTTCTGATTGTCCGCTGAATCCTGCTGCCATTTGCAATCTTCGACCTCCttctcacacctccggctgctCTCTGCGCTGTGCTCCACAGCCTGCCTGGGTGAAAGAGTTGTGCGCTGGAGTTGAGTGTGTACAGATTGTCCCCAGATCTCtgggagagtgag contains:
- the cd248a gene encoding CD248 molecule, endosialin a yields the protein MGSAVLFSATLIFSFLWSPVGGEPGPRGQDLRERDALCNEHGCYVVYFQRKTFREAWRSCKADGGNLATVKRPEEAAAIADLFANADLRDLGAAVNVWVGLQRQPRQCKPSRPLRGFTWTTGDQDTEYTNWRAVESVDPACSGLRCVVMAYDSSLPEQSRNFEWLEETCFVPADAYLCRFTYQGMCPALPSEGGGNTLYATPFNLLTTMLTHLPLGSVATVPCPAGTREDQSVLCMSKEGDGVAAAAAAAGWSRDGPLCAANAPAPVATRWCGRDNGGCEHFCREAGDQHYCQCSEGYQLAADGRLCEVDVCHGAPCESECLPLPDRYRCACPEGFMLAPDEESCLDVDECLQSPCEQLCVNSPGSFGCLCREGYLAGVDGECEDVDECMNDPCEQTCENTPGSHVCHCHMGYSVMPEDPRQCQETDECQIPGICEQMCVNYVGGFMCYCGEGYELGPDHVSCLKTELGDGRPTVTPDFPWYTQQPDSVWNPDLFNWAMRTEWPESLDWLTDPPSVQSSDVIWVTSAPQEGMPLHVTMDPRSPAPEHGLGEVEDAGGFQNVFPWELEPEPTSSAPTHTAPPPTTTPPTHTTAPATSPTPEWYDYEEEEATSSVPTLPASTTVSEGAWNWFRFTPASHDPATTEYGEPSWTAVDYNVSPASDHPEEDEAEGNGESLRVLYSSEEPKSAEGEKDNGGGGGGGGGGRDGFANVQHTTSAPGRGEEAASDSAQIDHSEVVEQGHSTWLLVGLLVPIGIFAVVMVALGVVYCTRCAVRPRGKSTTDCYHWISGAHDKPGAQSSSAAGKSHV